The nucleotide window GATTACTACCTCCTCACCGCATGCCTTGAGTACAGTGCactaaaaaatacaatataaatttacatatctaaCAAAGTCATAAGCTTAGTGTGGTTATAAGttttagagaaataaaaaagtacacttttctttaaatagcatttttttaaataatgctttatcaatcaataaaaaggaaacattagagattgatattaattttagccACAATAGTAatgattgtatataaaaagaaagactaAAAGTACACatgttaagatttaaaaaaacatttttaagttggacaaatttttgtagaaaggcataattaattgacataatagttactataaaattgaaattgagaTTTATAGATAGatcagatttttaatattatataagattttgtGAGCACAATGTATTTGGAAGTATCTTCTTTTAGCAAATATtgctattaatattacataaattatatgattatttttaataaattcttttatgataattaagaatgtataatattttaagtcaAGGCAAATTATTCATCTACATCTAAACATGAATCTCTTATAGACTCCTATACATTCTTGTACAACTCAACaatgttcaaaataatattttaattaatattgcaatattaattattgttgaaCAAGCAACATGTAAGGATGTTAATAACAAGTATAATTCattcatatatgatatataaaaatatacttacaaGTAATTCTTTTCCAGACTCATAATCAGCACGTAGCTGTGTTCCCAAGTCGCCATCAGGTATCTTGAGATCTTCGCGCAGTTCTCCATTATCAGCCATCAGACAAAGATAGCCATCGTCAGATATATCTGTAAGCTGTCAAAAAAATTGCGATGTCTTTACATTGTTGAtgttacaatgtaatttaaatttttaaatagaatgttTGATTAAAACCTAAATTTAAGGTATtgcaaagtttaaaattgttaaggTAACaggaaaatagagaaaaaaaagagtaacgttaaaacatatttatataaacataagaaaacaatgaaaatttattaattatctcaaGACTAGgcaaaagttgaaaatatgaaaaaataaacctGAATTTaagctaattaaaataactttttacatttagcttgatacaaaatattaagaaaaagaagctACTTTACCTGGTAATCTTCCCGCTTAACAAATGGTACATCCATATTGTGTGTGGATGGACAGATATCTTCATATTTCTTGGAGGTAAATATGTCGATACCTACTAAATGAACCTTGGCGTGACCATGTTTGCCAGTTTTAGAAGTCGACATTTCTACAATCTTGCAAGGACGTGACTTTAACATGACAAAACCATTTTTGCGCAGTGCTGAACACTGCATAGGATACGTCACTGAGGCTCCTGAGTCTCCAGTCTCAAAGTGAGTATCCTCGATGTCAGCCatagttattttatagatatctgtgcataaaataagaatttcattaaattttatatcagttCCTCAAAATTCATATCTCCCctccaaaaaaaattaatgctctGAAAAAGCTTATATAGCggtatttatcaaaataactcGCATTATCGCTAGTGATAATagcaataacaattttaataattctatttgttCTTTCAACAATACAATTCTACAGCCTAAGCAGCCTGATGGATTAATATccggaaatatattttccgtgCCGGCGACAGTTATaatacgaaagaaaaaaaaaaaaaaaaaaaaaagaggcgaCCGAAGCAGCTATATTTTGACATGACAATATTCTCGTTCTTAATGCGAAACGTCTATATATTCTCCACACAATCTAACAATCTCATCTGCATTTCTAGCAGGCCATGCATGGATCATTGGAATTGAAACGGCCGTAATCCGCAATGTATGGTTACACCCGGGCGAGCAGCGTGACCACGTGGCGCGTCGTCGTGAAAAGTTCGCGAGAGGTGCCGAGAGGCGGATCGGGAGCGCGACTAACCAAAGACGTCTCGCGCGACGGGACCGCGAGCCCCGGCGGCGAGTCGATACGCCTCGAGAGAGCTCGTGACAAGCACCGCGACGCCCTCGGACCCGCCGTTCGACCGCGCACAGCGTATTTCGCGCGACGTACAGAAATCGCGGTGAACGGAAGATCGGGCACGAGCACGAGCAGGCGAAGGAGCATGAGCGAGCCACATTGGAAACGCGAGCCGATTATCATTGCGGACGGGTTAAGAAACGGTCCTGGGGCATCGTGGTTACGTGGATACGAACCGGCCCGGCAATCACCCACGTATTCTCAATGTTCCGCCGCTCGCTCGTACAATTAGCACCATTAGTCGAAGCCGAAAGCGAGAACAGCTCGGGATACTCACATGTGATCAAAATGGATACTCTAAGAAGATCGTGTTGCGCCTGCGCGCCACGGGATCGTATTAGGGGTTCACAACGTTGACTGCACGGATGCTCGATGCTCTCGCCGGTCTCTCCAGGCGGCCATTGTCAGCGCCACCTTCTGGTGACGTGTCGAACGTCGCGTTCAACTTTGCCAGCTTTCCATTGGCTCCTGCGTGTGTCATAGACTTGTAAACCTGGTAGACGAGATTCTTCCTGGCTTCGGATCGAATGTCGTATCTTGGGTTTTCGTGAATCATGCCTGATGGTTCCGAAAGGAATTGTCAATGTCACCCCGAACAAgagatgaaataaattattatattacgttctgttaattttaaattttatttttatgaatcagACAGCTACCAACCGGTTGTCACTCGTcggattatttattataaaattgctgCATCATGTCAAAACCATAGacatgtgaaatatatagacGGAGCATTAAAACGTTGCCAGGATGAGTAAAGGGGAGATTGAGAGATAGACGTAAACAGGATGTATTgaaatgcgatatatttaattctattcgGATTCCATTGAATATAGAAATGAATATTGCGAcaagatgaataaaataagatattaattataatgataaaatttgtcaAGTATCATGGAAAATGGCACATTGatattgtttacattttatatgccctaaatatacaatgtaaaaaaatgtaacaaaattcACATTTATGTAGATAACAAATCTTCAGAATTTTCAGTTTTCTCCTCTGTGCTCTCagattttttttgctttaattccCATAAACTGTTTCTCACAAATCTCTTGGCAACATCCTTCTTGATACGTGGCATAAGTGTGTTTCTATCGCTGATTTGCTTTGCTCGTATCATTGCTTTCTTTAATCTCTCATTCTCCAATTTAATTCGATGCTTTGACGGATCAATCCCTGCAAAATTTAATGGTCAACGTTAACATCAATTTAATACTTTCCTTATGTTTTAGAAATCACAATCTTTAAGCACCTTTAGCTCGCAAGTACATCcaaaataaactattaaaacTGTAAGATAAcaataagttatatttaatcttattgataTTGGTCAGTTTTTCATATAGTGGAGGATCGCTAACTGATTCCACTACATCCTGGATTTTGAAGGCTGCTTCGCTGAATTGTTGCAGTcttgcaattatatttgtgtcaTGTGAAAGTTCCTCAAAATCAGGATCCatgttttctttatagatttactaatagaaaatatacgaatatttctttttataaataatattatttaagaaatgctttttctttttacatcaCACGTTATGACTACATATAACCtagaattttacattttaataatttccgcCTGTTTctgttttaataaacataacaaatttcttttctttttgcttttcaatattaatatcagtTTCTTTTAAAACACAACGTCactatttctttaaattaaaaaaaaaactattaataaacCCTTTAACGCATACAGATTTTCATGTACACAGTAATGATACGAAACACATGCTCCTTTTTGAACGCATGCGCAACAGTAGCAAATACAACACGTATATATGTGATGAGGGATACCAtagttttaaattgtattaaattatacatttttttaagttacgtatttcatacacatacaaactatattaaattatattaattacttgattaattttacatattttttaaattcattttctaaaaatttctaaatagttTTTAAGAAGTTATACAGCActgttatttgaattatttaatgcgCATGCGCAGGAAAGAGAATCCCTCTATGAACACTGTTCGTATAgtctaatattaaatagcaCTTCGTCATCTAGATATTCATACTTCATGCGcgtaaaattatgatttgaCAATTTATCAATAGAGAAACAACTCTGAcgatttgacaaaaatattcttataatatatgaggaatagtatttaaaaattgatgaattatacaatattgaataaaaaataattttgaattatttctttaatgtcttaatgcataaatatttgctATATAAGTTAtgctaacaataaaaataatttaggaaaggagagaagagagaaaaatttattgatattttatacaattattttatatatatatatatataaaaagaaaaaatatatatgtacactttttttataaaatatatattttacatattgtattAACGATCAATCTGAAAAATTCTGTTATCACACCAatcgtttatttttcatacgTCTTTTctcgtataaaatttttgaggaCACGAATAaagagtatatatttattaatataataaagtaaattttatacatgaaataaaacttaatttaattttctaacaatGGATTTAAAGGTCGCACTGtgttgaaaattatacatcaCAGAATCAAAGTGCGAAAAATCTATCTACGCGATGTATTATACGAGGTTTATACGCAatgctttatatacatatgcgttTATATGATCACGTCGTTGCACGTGTAGGAAACCGAAATGAACGCATTCTTCCCCTCCGACTACTACCTTCGAGATTTAAATTTAGCACCcttattttttcatctccACGAATATTACAGCAAAGAAATTCAATGGCTTATCCAGGAAAGAAGCataatttacagtagttttaataatgtaaattgaattttccaATTGCAAAATTGCAAAAGGATTCCTTGGTCAT belongs to Anoplolepis gracilipes chromosome 4, ASM4749672v1, whole genome shotgun sequence and includes:
- the Eef5 gene encoding eukaryotic translation initiation factor 5A; translation: MADIEDTHFETGDSGASVTYPMQCSALRKNGFVMLKSRPCKIVEMSTSKTGKHGHAKVHLVGIDIFTSKKYEDICPSTHNMDVPFVKREDYQLTDISDDGYLCLMADNGELREDLKIPDGDLGTQLRADYESGKELLCTVLKACGEEVVIAVKNNTSLDK
- the LOC140664396 gene encoding nuclear nucleic acid-binding protein C1D → MDPDFEELSHDTNIIARLQQFSEAAFKIQDVVESVSDPPLYEKLTNINKIKYNLLLSYSFNSLFWMYLRAKGIDPSKHRIKLENERLKKAMIRAKQISDRNTLMPRIKKDVAKRFVRNSLWELKQKKSESTEEKTENSEDLLST